A genomic region of Caldicellulosiruptor acetigenus contains the following coding sequences:
- the ileS gene encoding isoleucine--tRNA ligase, which yields MDWSQTLNLPKTDFPMRANLAQREPQFLKFWQENDIFKKMLEKNKNNKKFILHDGPPYANGDIHLGHALNKVLKDIVNKYKSLQGYYTPYIPGWDTHGLPIEQQVIKKFGVNRHEVDPVEFRKKCKEFALNYIDIQREQFKRLGVFGEWENPYMTLDPKFEARQIRVFGEMAKKGYIYKGLKPVYWCPSCETALAEAEIEYQEDRTYSIYVKFEVIDDKGLFSNLPIGDKKVYIVIWTTTTWTLPGNLAIALNADFDYSLVDIGNEILVVASELVERVMKTNKIEQYQEIARFKGKDLEYVKCKHPFLDRSSLVILGEHVTLEAGTGCVHTAPGHGEEDFEVCQRYNIPVIVPVDNKGYLTKEAGKFAGLFYEDSNKEIAKELEASGHLLGVEKITHQYPHCWRCKNPVIFRATEQWFASVKGFREEALKAVDDVKWVPEWGRDRIYNMIADRQDWCISRQRIWGVPIPIFYCKNCRKELITDETIDHIAKIFEKEGSDAWFSKDVKELLPEGIKCPSCGCEEFEKETDIMDVWFDSGSSHAYVLESREDLEWPCDMYLEGNDQYRGWFQSSLLTAVATKGRAPYKIVLTHGFVVDGEGKKMSKSEGNVISPFDIINEFGADILRLWCVSADYTTDMRISKEIIKQLTEIYRKIRNTARFLLGNLYDFNPKTDKVGYEDLKEIDRWALQRLYMLIEKVTKAYEEYDYNQVYHLVHNFCVIDMSNLYLDINKDRLYASKSESLDRRSAQTVMYEILVALTKLIAPILSFTAEEIWQNIAFKEEDAESVFLTSWPKIDECILKDETLREKWNKIIEIKDIVAKQLEIARNEKLIGSSLDSKVKIFAKGIDKRFIEENKDIIQEVLIVSQLEVEEGDDNQIKVEVYKADGSKCERCWKFDMMVGKNEESLNVCPRCYEVVKGK from the coding sequence ATGGACTGGAGTCAAACATTGAACTTACCAAAAACAGATTTTCCAATGAGAGCAAACTTGGCACAAAGAGAGCCTCAATTTCTAAAGTTCTGGCAAGAAAATGATATTTTCAAAAAGATGCTCGAAAAAAATAAAAATAATAAAAAGTTTATTCTTCATGACGGACCACCTTATGCAAACGGCGACATTCATTTGGGCCATGCCCTGAACAAAGTTTTAAAAGACATAGTAAACAAGTACAAATCATTGCAAGGCTACTACACACCTTATATTCCTGGGTGGGACACACACGGTCTTCCAATTGAACAACAGGTTATCAAAAAGTTTGGTGTAAACAGGCATGAAGTTGACCCAGTAGAGTTTAGGAAAAAGTGTAAAGAGTTTGCCCTCAACTATATTGACATCCAAAGAGAACAGTTCAAAAGACTTGGCGTGTTTGGTGAATGGGAAAATCCTTATATGACTTTAGACCCAAAATTCGAGGCAAGACAAATTCGTGTATTTGGAGAAATGGCTAAAAAAGGTTATATCTATAAAGGTCTAAAACCTGTTTACTGGTGTCCGTCTTGCGAAACTGCATTGGCAGAAGCAGAGATTGAGTATCAAGAGGACAGGACATACTCTATTTATGTTAAGTTTGAAGTGATCGACGACAAAGGATTGTTTTCAAATTTGCCCATAGGAGATAAAAAGGTATACATTGTAATTTGGACAACCACAACATGGACACTTCCGGGCAACCTTGCCATTGCTTTAAATGCTGATTTTGACTATAGTTTGGTTGATATTGGAAATGAGATATTAGTTGTGGCATCTGAGCTTGTAGAAAGAGTAATGAAGACAAATAAAATTGAGCAGTACCAGGAAATTGCAAGGTTTAAAGGCAAAGATTTAGAATATGTAAAATGCAAACATCCGTTTTTGGATAGAAGCTCTCTGGTAATTTTAGGTGAGCATGTAACTTTAGAAGCAGGAACAGGTTGTGTTCACACAGCACCCGGGCATGGTGAAGAGGACTTTGAGGTTTGTCAGAGGTATAATATACCTGTAATTGTTCCAGTTGACAATAAAGGGTATTTAACAAAAGAAGCTGGCAAATTTGCAGGCCTCTTTTATGAAGATTCAAACAAAGAGATTGCAAAGGAGTTGGAAGCTTCAGGTCATCTTCTTGGTGTTGAAAAGATAACTCACCAGTATCCTCACTGCTGGAGATGTAAAAATCCTGTCATATTCAGAGCAACCGAGCAGTGGTTTGCTTCAGTCAAAGGTTTTAGAGAAGAGGCATTAAAGGCTGTAGATGATGTCAAGTGGGTACCAGAGTGGGGAAGAGATAGAATTTACAATATGATTGCAGACAGGCAAGACTGGTGTATCTCAAGGCAGAGAATCTGGGGTGTGCCAATCCCAATCTTCTATTGCAAAAATTGTAGGAAAGAGCTTATAACCGATGAGACAATTGACCATATAGCAAAGATATTTGAAAAAGAGGGTTCTGATGCGTGGTTCTCAAAGGATGTAAAAGAGCTTTTGCCGGAAGGTATAAAATGTCCAAGCTGTGGGTGTGAGGAATTTGAAAAAGAAACTGACATCATGGATGTGTGGTTTGACTCTGGCTCATCTCATGCATATGTTCTTGAGAGCCGAGAAGATTTAGAGTGGCCATGTGACATGTACTTAGAAGGAAATGACCAGTACAGAGGGTGGTTCCAATCATCACTCTTGACTGCTGTTGCAACAAAGGGAAGAGCTCCTTACAAGATTGTTTTGACACATGGGTTTGTAGTTGATGGCGAAGGGAAGAAAATGTCAAAGTCAGAAGGCAATGTAATATCGCCGTTTGATATCATCAATGAGTTTGGTGCAGATATCTTAAGGCTTTGGTGTGTTTCAGCTGACTACACAACCGATATGAGAATTTCAAAGGAGATTATAAAACAGCTAACAGAAATCTACAGAAAGATTAGAAACACAGCAAGATTCTTGCTCGGCAATCTTTATGACTTTAATCCAAAGACAGACAAGGTAGGATATGAAGACTTGAAAGAAATTGATAGGTGGGCGCTTCAGAGGCTGTATATGCTGATTGAAAAGGTGACAAAAGCGTACGAAGAGTATGATTACAATCAGGTATATCATCTTGTTCATAACTTCTGTGTAATTGACATGAGCAACCTTTATCTGGATATAAACAAAGATAGACTCTATGCATCAAAAAGTGAAAGCCTTGACAGAAGGTCTGCCCAGACTGTCATGTACGAAATACTTGTTGCGCTCACAAAACTTATTGCACCAATTTTGTCCTTCACAGCAGAAGAAATTTGGCAGAATATTGCTTTCAAAGAAGAAGACGCTGAATCAGTGTTCTTAACAAGCTGGCCAAAGATTGACGAATGTATATTAAAAGATGAAACCTTGAGAGAAAAGTGGAATAAAATAATTGAAATAAAAGACATTGTTGCAAAACAGCTTGAGATTGCAAGAAATGAAAAGCTTATTGGGAGTTCACTGGACAGCAAAGTAAAGATTTTTGCAAAAGGCATTGATAAGAGGTTTATAGAAGAAAACAAAGACATCATTCAGGAAGTGTTAATTGTTTCTCAGCTTGAGGTTGAAGAAGGCGATGACAACCAGATTAAAGTGGAGGTTTACAAGGCTGATGGTTCAAAGTGTGAACGATGTTGGAAATTCGATATGATGGTTGGAAAGAATGAAGAAAGTTTAAATGTATGTCCAAGGTGCTATGAGGTTGTAAAAGGTAAATAA
- a CDS encoding YggT family protein produces the protein MIRFLFGLADKAISFVEFCIIVDAILSWVIVDPYNKYRRILGTIVNPILDPVRRVASRYIRIGFIDFSPMIAIILLEVLRWLLRLLLIILI, from the coding sequence ATGATAAGATTTTTATTTGGACTTGCAGACAAGGCAATTTCGTTTGTGGAGTTTTGTATAATAGTTGATGCAATCTTATCATGGGTGATAGTTGACCCATACAATAAATACAGGAGGATATTAGGTACTATTGTAAATCCTATCCTTGACCCTGTGAGGAGGGTAGCTTCGCGATACATTCGGATAGGTTTTATTGACTTTTCTCCTATGATTGCTATAATTCTTTTAGAAGTTTTAAGATGGCTTTTGCGACTACTTCTCATAATATTGATATGA
- a CDS encoding VanZ family protein, giving the protein MLQKYKQRAVKIIFAGYIFVVMIITQFPIKLPFKIDITKVQYNLVPFYFLIKRIEALREASRAGYNIKEYLLPTFEIIFKTFGYNIILFLPFGFLLPIIRKDCPLKKVTYYSFSFSLCIEVLQLISMIMTNNSGRCFDIDDIIANTIGGIVGFYFCIISKRLLMLIFKGVDL; this is encoded by the coding sequence ATGCTTCAAAAGTATAAGCAAAGAGCTGTAAAGATTATTTTCGCTGGATATATATTTGTAGTTATGATAATTACACAATTTCCAATCAAATTGCCATTTAAAATAGACATTACTAAAGTACAGTATAACTTAGTTCCATTTTATTTTTTAATAAAGAGAATTGAAGCATTAAGAGAAGCATCAAGAGCAGGGTATAATATAAAAGAATACTTACTACCTACTTTTGAAATAATATTTAAAACTTTTGGGTATAATATTATTTTATTTTTACCATTCGGCTTTTTGCTACCAATAATAAGGAAAGATTGCCCATTAAAAAAAGTAACATATTATAGTTTTTCATTTTCTTTATGCATAGAAGTATTGCAGTTAATTAGTATGATAATGACAAACAATTCTGGCAGATGTTTTGACATAGACGATATTATAGCGAATACAATAGGCGGAATTGTAGGATTTTACTTTTGTATTATTAGTAAAAGATTATTGATGCTTATATTCAAAGGAGTTGATTTGTAA
- a CDS encoding RNA-binding protein: MGQQAMTYIPEENKHEVLKLKNLIEKLSWGIEYSDFLSPFAIKYAVEVLLKNQNHILHRCWGGYEGSERNILAIFSSDFEEYAENLTYPIQTILIEAKNNLSHRQILGSLIGNGLKRDKIGDILVKENSALVFVKDEIATYIVTNIDKIGKEKVKCSIVENGQIDIKWFINNSSKRIVYTVASLRVDSVISHGFGISREEAADLIRQMKVAVNWVYIDKPSYAVKEGDLLSVRHHGRLKIEKVLSTTKKGRISIEVFRFS; the protein is encoded by the coding sequence ATGGGGCAGCAGGCTATGACTTATATTCCCGAAGAGAACAAACATGAAGTGCTGAAACTCAAAAACTTGATAGAAAAGCTTAGCTGGGGAATTGAATATTCTGACTTTCTTTCCCCGTTTGCAATAAAGTATGCAGTCGAGGTCCTATTAAAAAATCAAAATCACATTCTACACAGATGTTGGGGCGGGTATGAAGGCAGCGAAAGAAATATATTGGCTATTTTTAGCAGTGATTTTGAAGAATATGCAGAAAATCTCACATATCCAATACAAACAATTTTAATTGAAGCTAAGAATAACCTTTCTCACAGACAAATTTTGGGTAGTCTTATTGGAAACGGACTCAAAAGAGACAAGATAGGTGATATTCTGGTAAAAGAAAATAGCGCGCTTGTGTTTGTAAAAGATGAAATTGCAACATATATTGTAACAAATATAGACAAAATTGGCAAAGAGAAAGTAAAATGCAGTATTGTTGAAAATGGTCAAATCGATATAAAATGGTTTATCAACAATAGCAGTAAAAGAATTGTTTATACAGTTGCATCGCTTAGAGTTGACAGTGTGATAAGCCACGGTTTTGGAATTTCAAGAGAAGAAGCAGCAGATTTAATCAGACAGATGAAAGTAGCAGTCAACTGGGTCTACATTGATAAACCTTCGTATGCTGTTAAGGAAGGGGATTTGCTCTCGGTACGACATCATGGACGACTCAAAATCGAAAAGGTATTGTCCACTACAAAAAAGGGAAGAATTAGTATAGAAGTTTTTAGATTTTCATAA
- a CDS encoding DivIVA domain-containing protein, which yields MLTPQDIESKTFKRVYIGGYSVEEVEEFLDQVLKDYEALYKENLELKDKIALLNENIQNYKTIEETLQNTLIVAQSTAEEIKKVAYQKAETIIKEAEMKASKMIEEANSKVLQITYEYGELKKRYQLFLNKFRNLLQTELSALEMVDKELQND from the coding sequence ATGTTAACCCCTCAAGATATTGAATCTAAGACCTTTAAAAGGGTGTATATAGGCGGGTACAGTGTTGAAGAGGTAGAAGAGTTTTTAGACCAGGTTTTAAAAGATTATGAGGCTTTGTACAAGGAAAACTTAGAGCTCAAAGACAAGATTGCGCTTTTGAATGAGAACATTCAAAACTATAAGACAATTGAGGAGACGCTTCAAAACACGTTGATTGTTGCACAGTCAACTGCAGAGGAGATTAAAAAGGTCGCATATCAAAAGGCTGAGACAATAATCAAAGAAGCCGAGATGAAGGCTTCAAAGATGATAGAAGAAGCAAATAGCAAAGTTTTGCAAATAACATATGAATATGGGGAGCTTAAGAAGAGATATCAACTTTTTCTTAACAAGTTCAGGAATTTACTACAAACTGAACTTAGTGCACTTGAAATGGTAGACAAAGAACTACAAAACGACTAA
- the aroB gene encoding 3-dehydroquinate synthase: protein MEDRIYLNLKREEKNIPIVFVERIEKIGEYLASFNCSNLVIFTDKLVYKLYKDFIDSLQHSYLYLFDEGEESKSIESYLKAIDYLLDSNVDRRALFVAIGGGVVGDVVGFIASTYKRGVRLIHIPTTLLSMVDSSIGGKTGINYKLYKNQIGTFYQPEMIIICPQFLGTLPKSEVLSGIGEIIKYGFTLDKSILDMKDRFENDVFEIFQDKILAMQLIKKSINCKVKVVEKDEKESLLREVLNFGHTVGHALETYYNYYFSHGIFVILGMVAEMILSNILFNFDLSNLDFLIRILEKNSIKLPQRFEKSQIISIMKYDKKNINASIRMVLLKDVCDYVLGYETKEDTLYEALDKFEKVIF, encoded by the coding sequence ATGGAAGACAGGATTTACTTAAATTTAAAAAGGGAAGAAAAAAACATTCCAATTGTCTTTGTTGAGAGAATAGAAAAAATTGGAGAATATCTTGCATCTTTTAACTGCTCAAATCTTGTCATATTTACTGACAAGTTGGTCTACAAGCTCTACAAAGATTTTATTGATAGCCTGCAGCACTCTTACCTTTACCTTTTTGATGAAGGTGAGGAGTCAAAGTCAATAGAGTCTTACCTGAAAGCCATTGATTATCTTTTGGATAGCAATGTAGACAGAAGAGCATTGTTTGTTGCAATTGGTGGCGGGGTTGTTGGTGATGTAGTAGGGTTTATAGCATCTACATATAAACGTGGTGTGAGGCTCATTCACATTCCAACAACTCTTCTTTCAATGGTTGATAGTAGTATTGGTGGTAAAACAGGAATCAACTACAAGTTATATAAAAATCAAATTGGAACATTTTATCAACCTGAGATGATAATAATTTGCCCTCAGTTTTTAGGAACACTTCCAAAAAGCGAAGTTTTATCTGGAATTGGTGAAATAATAAAATATGGTTTTACCTTAGACAAAAGTATATTGGATATGAAAGATAGATTTGAAAATGATGTTTTTGAGATTTTTCAAGATAAAATACTTGCTATGCAGTTGATAAAGAAATCTATTAACTGTAAAGTTAAAGTTGTTGAAAAGGATGAAAAAGAATCACTTTTGAGAGAAGTTCTGAATTTTGGCCACACAGTAGGTCATGCATTAGAGACGTATTACAATTACTATTTTTCTCATGGTATATTCGTTATTTTGGGAATGGTTGCTGAGATGATACTTTCAAACATTCTGTTTAATTTTGATTTATCAAACTTAGATTTTTTAATAAGAATTTTGGAGAAGAATAGTATAAAACTTCCTCAAAGATTTGAGAAGAGCCAAATTATCTCAATTATGAAGTATGACAAGAAGAATATAAATGCTTCTATAAGAATGGTTTTATTAAAAGATGTATGTGATTATGTTTTAGGTTACGAAACTAAAGAGGATACTTTATATGAAGCACTGGACAAATTCGAAAAAGTTATTTTTTAG